One stretch of Castor canadensis chromosome 14, mCasCan1.hap1v2, whole genome shotgun sequence DNA includes these proteins:
- the Ocel1 gene encoding occludin/ELL domain-containing protein 1 — MTRSILASAPPGTRPGPRAPQEDKRVTHVFVRPGPAPVAPAHAQPGPAPAASGPAPEQPTQGPPAVSAQPDSRAFASADPGALPRTLGQAARRPRPPRAGRDAPRRTRPPARGPRGPQSGVSPRLMPTREPPRTRGSRGSPQTRPPGPGPPPLVPRGHKSSTQRPRLQPQPGPHTARPRKIVFEDELPSLPLLGIKKPIGAVSGGHVPSPHPVPDYELKYPPLSSERGRSCYVAVFQDQYGEFLELQQEVGSTQAKLQQLEALLRSLPPPRSQKEAQVAARVWRELEKKQTDPSFLDKQARYRYLKGKLRHLKTQIQKFDDQGDSEGSVYF; from the exons ATGACCCGTTCCATCCTGGCATCTGCCCCACCTGGGACAAGGCCAGGCCCAAGAGCCCCACAAGAAGACAAGCGTGTGacacacgtct TCGTCAGACCCGGCCCCGCCCCCGTGGCTCCAGCTCACGCCCagccaggccccgcccccgcaGCGTCAGGCCCCGCCCCCGAGCAGCCCACTCAGGGTCCGCCGGCAGTTTCTGCACAGCCGGACTCGCGTGCCTTTGCGTCAGCGGACCCAGGCGCGCTTCCCCGGACGCTGGGACAG GCCGCCCGCAGACCACGCCCGCCGCGCGCGGGCCGCGACGCCCCGCGCAGGACCCGCCCACCGGCCCGCGGACCCCGGGGACCCCAGAGCGGCGTCTCGCCGCGCCTGATGCCTACCCGGGAGCCGCCTCGGACCCGTGGCTCCCGGGGGAGCCCGCAGACCCGCCCGCCTGGCCCTGGACCCCCG CCACTGGTGCCTCGAGGCCACAAGTCCAGCACCCAGCGCCCTCGGCTGCAGCCGCAGCCTGGACCCCACACGGCGAGGCCTAGGAAGATTGTATTTGAGGACGAGCTGCCCTCCCTGCCCCTCTTGGGCATCAAGAAGCCTATTGGAGCCGTCTCTGGGGGGCATGTGCCCAGCCCCCACCCAGTGCCCGACTATGAGCT CAAGTACCCACCGTTGAGCAGTGAGAGGGGCCGGAGCTGCTATGTTGCAGTGTTCCAGGACCAGTATGGAGAGTTCTTGGAGCTGCAGCAAGAAGTGGGGTCCACGCAGGCCAAGCTGCAGCAGCTGGAGGCCCTGTTGAggtccctgcccccaccccggaGCCAG AAGGAGGCCCAGGTTGCAGCCCGTGTCTGGAGAGAGTTGGAGAAGAAACAGACG GACCCTAGCTTCCTGGATAAGCAGGCTCGCTATCGCTACCTAAAGGGCAAACTGAGGCACCTCAAGACCCAAATCCAGAAATTCGATGACCAAGGGGACAGCGAGGGCTCCGTGTACTTCTGA
- the Nr2f6 gene encoding nuclear receptor subfamily 2 group F member 6 — translation MAMVTGGWGGPGGDTNGVDKAGGYPRAAEDDSASPPGAASDAEPGDEERPGLQVDCVVCGDKSSGKHYGVFTCEGCKSFFKRSIRRNLSYTCRSNRDCQIDQHHRNQCQYCRLKKCFRVGMRKEAVQRGRIPHSLPGAVAASGSPPGSALAAAGDLFPGTPVSELIAQLLRAEPYPAAAGRFGAGGGAAGAVLGIDNVCELAARLLFSTVEWARHAPFFPELPVADQVALLRLSWSELFVLNAAQAALPLHTAPLLAAAGLHAAPMAAERAVAFMDQVRAFQEQVDKLGRLQVDSAEYGCLKAIALFTPDACGLSDPAHVESLQEKAQVALTEYVRAQYPSQPQRFGRLLLRLPALRAVPASLISQLFFMRLVGKTPIETLIRDMLLSGSTFSWPYGSGQ, via the exons ATGGCCATGGTGACCGGCGGCTGGGGCGGCCCCGGCGGCGACACGAACGGCGTGGACAAGGCGGGCGGCTACCCGCGCGCGGCCGAAGACGACTCGGCCTCGCCCCCCGGCGCCGCCAGCGATGCGGAGCCCGGCGACGAGGAGCGGCCGGGGCTGCAGGTGGACTGCGTGGTGTGCGGGGACAAGTCGAGCGGCAAGCATTACGGCGTCTTCACCTGCGAGGGCTGCAAGAGCTTCTTCAAGCGGAGCATCCGCCGCAACCTGAGCTACACCTGCCG GTCAAACCGTGACTGCCAGATTGACCAGCATCACCGGAACCAGTGCCAGTACTGTCGCCTGAAGAAGTGCTTCCGGGTGGGCATGCGGAAGGAGG CGGTGCAGCGCGGCCGCATCCCGCACTCGCTGCCGGGCGCCGTGGCCGCGTCAGGCAGCCCCCCGGGCTCGGCGCTGGCGGCGGCGGGCGACCTGTTCCCGGGGACACCGGTGTCCGAGCTGATCGCGCAGCTGCTGCGCGCCGAGCCCTACCCCGCGGCGGCCGGGCGCTTCGGTGCGGGCGGCGGCGCGGCGGGCGCCGTGCTGGGCATCGACAACGTGTGCGAGCTGGCGGCGCGGCTGCTCTTCAGCACGGTGGAGTGGGCGCGCCACGCGCCCTTCTTCCCCGAGCTGCCGGTGGCCGACCAGGTGGCGCTGCTGCGCCTCAGCTGGAGCGAGCTGTTCGTGCTGAACGCCGCGCAGGCCGCGCTGCCCCTGCACACGGCGCCGCTGCTGGCCGCCGCCGGCCTGCACGCCGCGCCCATGGCCGCCGAGCGCGCCGTGGCCTTCATGGACCAGGTGCGCGCCTTCCAGGAGCAGGTGGACAAGCTGGGCCGCCTGCAGGTGGACTCGGCCGAGTACGGCTGCCTCAAGGCCATCGCGCTCTTCACGCCCG ATGCCTGCGGCCTCTCGGACCCGGCGCACGTGGAGAGCCTGCAGGAGAAGGCGCAGGTGGCGCTCACCGAGTACGTGCGGGCGCAGTACCCGTCCCAGCCGCAGCGCTTCGGCCGCCTGCTGCTGCGCCTGCCCGCCCTGCGCGCCGTGCCCGCCTCGCTCATCTCCCAGCTGTTCTTCATGCGCCTGGTGGGCAAGACGCCCATCGAGACGCTCATCCGCGACATGCTGCTGTCCGGCAGCACCTTCAGCTGGCCCTACGGCTCGGGCCAGTGA
- the Use1 gene encoding vesicle transport protein USE1, which produces MAASRLELNLVRLLCRCEAMAAEKRDPEEWRLEKYVGALEDMLQALKTQASKPASEVINEYSRKVDFLKGMLQAEKLASSSEKALANQFLAPGRVPTTARERVPATKTVHLQSRARYTSEMRSELLGTDSARELELDVRKRTGVTGSRPADEKQSAAELDLVLQRHQDLQEKLAEEMLGLARSLKTNTLAAQSVIKKDNQTLSHSLKMADQSLEKLKTESERLEQHAQKSVNWLLWIMLIVVCFIFISMILFIRVMPKLK; this is translated from the exons ATGGCGGCGTCGAGACTGGAGCTGAACCTGGTGAGGCTGCTGTGCCGCTGCGAAGCAATGGCAGCGGAGAAGCGGGACCCGGAAGAATGGCGCCTAGAGAAG TACGTGGGGGCCCTGGAGGACATGCTGCAGGCGCTGAAAACCCAAGCTAG CAAACCGGCCTCGGAGGTGATCAACGAATACTCCCGCAAGGTGGATTTCCTCAAGGGGATGCTGCAGGCAGAGAAGCTG GCCTCCTCCTCAGAGAAGGCACTCGCCAACCAGTTCCTGGCCCCTGGCCGCGTGCCCACCACAGCCAGGGAGCGGGTGCCCGCCACCAAGACCGTACATCTGCAGTCACGGGCTCGGTACACCAGCGAGATGCGGAGTGAGCTGCTGGGCACG GACTCTGCCAGAG AGTTGGAGCTGGACGTGAGGAAGCGAAC TGGGGTGACAGGGTCCAGGCCGGCAGACGAGAAGCAGTCAGCAGCTGAGCTGGACCTCGTCCTACAACGACACCAGGACCTCCAGGAAAAGTTGGCCGAGGAGATGCTCGGCCTAGCCCGCAGCCTCAAGACCAACACACTGGCCGCCCAGAGCGTCATCAAGAAGGACAACCAG ACCCTGTCACACTCACTCAAGATGGCCGACCAGAGCCTAGAGAAGCTGAAGACGGAGTCGGAGCGGCTGGAGCAGCACGCACAGAAGTCGGTCAACTGGCTGCTGTGGATCATGCTCATCGTGGTCTGTTTCATCTTCATCAGCATGATTCTCTTCATACGCGTCATGCCCAAGCTCAAATAA